A window from Pseudomonas sp. MRSN 12121 encodes these proteins:
- the gmk gene encoding guanylate kinase produces MNHSTGTLYIISAPSGAGKTSLVKALIDADPSIRVSVSHTTRAMRPGEVDGVNYHFVSRETFVKMGEHGDFLERAEVFGNLYGTSQSHLQQTLDEGHDLILEIDWQGAEQVRKLMPQARSIFILPPSQQALRQRLTNRGQDSDEIIEGRMREAVSEMSHYVDYDYLIINDDFAHALDDLKAIFRTNQLHQKRQQQRFGKLLAELLG; encoded by the coding sequence ATGAACCACAGCACCGGCACCCTCTACATCATTTCCGCACCCTCGGGCGCGGGCAAGACCAGCCTGGTCAAGGCCCTGATCGATGCCGACCCATCGATCCGCGTTTCCGTATCCCACACCACCCGCGCCATGCGCCCGGGCGAAGTGGACGGCGTGAACTACCACTTCGTCTCGCGCGAAACCTTCGTGAAGATGGGCGAGCACGGCGACTTCCTGGAGCGCGCCGAAGTCTTCGGCAATCTCTATGGCACCTCGCAAAGCCATCTGCAGCAGACGCTGGACGAAGGTCATGACCTGATCCTGGAAATCGACTGGCAGGGGGCCGAGCAAGTGCGCAAGCTGATGCCCCAGGCCCGCTCGATCTTCATCCTGCCACCGTCCCAGCAGGCTCTGCGCCAGCGCCTGACCAACCGTGGCCAGGACAGCGACGAGATCATCGAAGGCCGGATGCGCGAAGCGGTCAGCGAGATGAGTCACTACGTCGACTACGACTACCTGATCATCAACGACGATTTCGCCCACGCGCTGGACGACCTGAAGGCGATTTTCCGTACCAACCAGCTGCACCAGAAGCGCCAGCAACAGCGTTTCGGCAAATTGCTCGCCGAACTGCTGGGCTGA
- the rpoZ gene encoding DNA-directed RNA polymerase subunit omega — MARVTVEDCLEHVDNRFELVMLSTKRARQLATGGKEPKVAWENDKPTVVALREIAEGLIDYAAIAEAEIVEDEPLFAAFEDESNEAV; from the coding sequence ATGGCCCGCGTAACCGTTGAAGACTGTCTAGAACACGTGGATAACCGCTTTGAGCTGGTCATGCTCTCTACCAAGCGTGCCCGTCAACTGGCAACCGGCGGCAAAGAGCCGAAAGTAGCCTGGGAAAACGACAAGCCTACCGTCGTCGCCCTGCGCGAAATCGCTGAAGGCCTGATCGACTACGCAGCTATCGCCGAAGCCGAAATCGTTGAAGATGAACCGCTTTTCGCTGCATTCGAGGACGAGTCCAACGAGGCCGTCTAA
- the spoT gene encoding bifunctional GTP diphosphokinase/guanosine-3',5'-bis pyrophosphate 3'-pyrophosphohydrolase: MPSIDALADRLSTYLGTDQVNLVRRAYFYAEQAHDGQRRRSGEAYVTHPLAVANILADMHMDHQSLMAAMLHDVIEDTGIAKEALQAQFGETVAELVDGVSKLTQMNFETKAEAQAENFQKMAMAMARDIRVILVKLADRLHNMRTLEVLSGEKRRRIAKETLEIYAPIANRLGMHSVRIEFEDLGFKAMHPMRSARIYQAVKRARGNRKEIVNKIEESLSHCLAVDGIQGEVSGRQKHLYGIYKKMRGKRRAFNEIMDVYAFRIIVDKVDTCYRVLGAVHNLYKPLPGRFKDYIAIPKANGYQSLHTTLFGMHGVPIEIQIRTREMEEMANNGIAAHWLYKSSGDEQPKGTHARARQWVKGVLEMQQRAGNSLEFIESVKIDLFPDEVYVFTPKGRIMELPKGSTAVDFAYAVHTDVGNSCIACRINRRLAPLSEPLQSGSTVEIVSAPGARPNPAWLNFVVTGKARTHIRHALKLQRRSESISLGERLLNKVLNGFDSALDKIPAERVQAMLAEYRLELIEDLLEDIGLGNRMAYVVARRLLGEGEQLPSPEGPLAIRGTEGLVLSYAKCCTPIPGDPIVGHLSAGKGMVVHLDNCRNISEIRHNPEKCIQLSWAKDVTGEFNVELRVELEHQRGLIALLASSVNAADGNIEKISMDERDGRISVVQLVVSVHDRVHLARVIKKLRALTGVIRITRMRA, encoded by the coding sequence ATGCCGAGCATAGACGCCCTCGCCGATCGCTTATCGACCTACCTCGGCACGGACCAGGTCAATCTGGTCCGCCGAGCGTATTTCTACGCCGAACAAGCCCATGACGGTCAGCGCCGTCGCAGCGGCGAGGCGTATGTCACGCACCCGCTAGCGGTCGCCAATATTCTCGCCGACATGCACATGGACCATCAGAGCCTGATGGCCGCGATGCTGCATGACGTCATCGAAGACACCGGTATTGCCAAAGAGGCGCTGCAAGCGCAGTTCGGCGAGACCGTGGCCGAACTGGTCGACGGGGTCAGCAAACTGACCCAGATGAACTTCGAGACCAAGGCCGAAGCCCAAGCGGAAAACTTCCAGAAGATGGCCATGGCCATGGCACGCGACATCCGCGTGATCCTGGTCAAGCTGGCCGACCGCCTGCACAACATGCGCACCCTGGAAGTGCTGTCCGGCGAAAAACGCCGGCGGATCGCCAAGGAAACCCTGGAGATCTATGCCCCCATCGCCAACCGCCTGGGCATGCACAGCGTACGCATCGAATTCGAGGACCTCGGCTTCAAGGCCATGCACCCGATGCGTTCCGCACGCATCTACCAGGCCGTCAAACGGGCCCGGGGCAACCGCAAGGAAATCGTCAACAAGATCGAAGAATCCTTGAGCCACTGCCTGGCCGTCGACGGCATCCAGGGTGAAGTCAGCGGTCGCCAGAAACACCTGTACGGCATCTACAAGAAGATGCGCGGCAAGCGCCGGGCCTTCAACGAGATCATGGATGTCTACGCGTTCCGGATCATCGTCGACAAGGTCGATACCTGCTACCGCGTGCTCGGCGCCGTACACAACCTGTACAAGCCGCTGCCCGGCCGCTTCAAGGACTACATCGCGATCCCCAAGGCCAACGGCTACCAGTCGCTGCACACGACGCTGTTCGGCATGCACGGCGTGCCGATCGAGATCCAGATCCGTACCCGCGAAATGGAAGAAATGGCCAACAACGGCATTGCCGCTCATTGGCTATACAAATCCAGCGGCGACGAGCAACCCAAGGGCACCCATGCCCGGGCCCGCCAGTGGGTCAAGGGCGTGCTGGAGATGCAGCAACGCGCCGGCAACTCCCTGGAATTCATCGAAAGCGTGAAGATCGACCTGTTCCCGGACGAGGTCTACGTCTTCACGCCCAAAGGTCGGATCATGGAGCTGCCCAAAGGCTCCACCGCGGTCGACTTCGCCTACGCGGTACACACCGACGTCGGCAACAGTTGTATCGCCTGCCGCATCAACCGCCGCCTGGCGCCGCTGTCCGAACCGTTGCAAAGCGGTTCCACCGTGGAAATCGTCAGCGCTCCGGGCGCACGCCCGAACCCGGCCTGGCTCAACTTCGTGGTCACCGGCAAAGCGCGCACGCACATTCGTCACGCACTGAAACTGCAACGCCGCTCCGAGTCCATCAGCCTGGGCGAACGCCTGCTGAACAAGGTGCTCAACGGTTTCGACAGCGCACTGGACAAGATCCCCGCCGAGCGCGTGCAAGCCATGCTCGCCGAATACCGCCTGGAGCTGATCGAAGACCTGCTCGAAGACATCGGCCTGGGCAACCGCATGGCCTATGTGGTGGCCCGCCGCCTGCTCGGCGAAGGCGAACAGCTGCCAAGCCCGGAAGGCCCGCTGGCCATCCGCGGCACCGAAGGCCTGGTCCTGAGCTACGCCAAGTGCTGTACGCCGATCCCGGGCGACCCGATTGTCGGCCACCTGTCCGCGGGCAAGGGGATGGTGGTGCACCTGGACAACTGCCGCAATATCAGCGAAATCCGCCACAACCCGGAGAAATGCATCCAGCTGTCGTGGGCCAAGGATGTCACCGGCGAATTCAATGTCGAGCTGCGCGTGGAACTCGAACACCAGCGCGGCCTGATTGCCCTCCTGGCCAGCAGCGTCAACGCGGCCGACGGCAATATCGAGAAAATCAGCATGGACGAACGCGATGGCCGCATCAGCGTGGTCCAACTGGTGGTCAGCGTGCACGACCGCGTGCACCTGGCCCGTGTGATCAAGAAGCTGCGCGCCCTGACCGGGGTCATCCGCATCACTCGCATGCGCGCGTAA
- a CDS encoding RidA family protein: MTKTVITSDKAPAAIGTYSQAIKAGNTVYMSGQIPLDPKTMELVEGFEAQTVQVFENLKSVAEAAGGSFKDIVKLNIFLTDLSHFAKVNEIMGKYFQQPYPARAAIGVAALPKGAQVEMDAILVIE, from the coding sequence ATGACCAAGACCGTCATCACCAGCGACAAGGCACCCGCCGCGATCGGCACCTATTCCCAGGCGATCAAGGCTGGCAACACCGTCTACATGTCCGGCCAGATCCCGCTCGATCCAAAGACCATGGAACTGGTGGAAGGCTTCGAAGCCCAGACCGTCCAGGTGTTCGAAAACCTCAAGTCGGTGGCCGAGGCTGCTGGTGGTTCGTTCAAGGACATCGTCAAGCTGAACATCTTCCTCACCGACCTGAGCCACTTCGCCAAGGTCAACGAGATCATGGGCAAGTACTTCCAACAGCCTTACCCTGCCCGCGCCGCCATCGGCGTTGCCGCCCTGCCAAAAGGCGCGCAGGTTGAAATGGATGCCATCCTGGTCATCGAGTGA